Proteins encoded together in one Campylobacter concisus window:
- a CDS encoding flagellar biosynthesis protein → MKNLLLVVFAAFMLCGCAPKGIFVSLPDEQAPSSISKKTKIYIESVKDVRAFENDPKQASTPSLYKHNVNEVSAKEKQKYIGRTRNSYGKGLWNVILENKQRTTSVVRARIEDAFRSNGYQVIKNENEVDKDTISVNAKIEKLWTYLTLGAVKVGLNADVSTTLSVNNKELSTVVKRKEEYLLVNQNDYANIIKSSLAEYKEKLAKQISELNLE, encoded by the coding sequence ATGAAAAATTTATTACTAGTGGTATTTGCCGCTTTTATGCTTTGTGGCTGCGCTCCAAAGGGGATATTTGTGAGTTTGCCAGATGAGCAAGCGCCTTCAAGCATTAGCAAAAAGACAAAAATTTACATCGAAAGCGTCAAAGATGTGAGAGCCTTTGAAAACGACCCAAAACAAGCAAGCACCCCATCTTTATACAAGCACAATGTAAATGAAGTTAGCGCAAAAGAGAAGCAAAAATACATCGGCAGAACTAGAAACAGCTATGGCAAGGGGCTATGGAACGTCATTTTAGAAAATAAGCAAAGGACAACTAGCGTAGTAAGGGCGCGTATCGAGGACGCCTTTAGAAGCAACGGCTACCAGGTCATAAAAAATGAAAACGAAGTAGATAAGGATACGATAAGCGTCAATGCAAAGATAGAAAAACTTTGGACTTACTTAACGCTTGGCGCGGTAAAAGTTGGTCTAAACGCTGATGTGAGCACTACCTTAAGCGTAAATAACAAGGAGCTAAGCACGGTTGTAAAACGCAAAGAGGAGTATCTTTTAGTAAATCAAAATGACTATGCAAATATCATCAAAAGCTCTTTGGCTGAGTACAAAGAGAAGCTAGCAAAACAGATAAGCGAGCTAAATTTAGAGTAA
- a CDS encoding FecCD family ABC transporter permease: MKNANFSIVVIFLALLTLVCAFVALGVGRFYIPFNDVFSVLAHGFGYGEGAASNITNVIENLRIPRIIAAILVGAALSVSGAAYQGVFKNQLVSPDLLGVSAGACVGAATAIIFDLSLFWIQIFAFGFGLAAVAITLAIPKMMGRASTLMLVLSGIIVSGLMGSIIGFLKYVADPETKLPDIVYWQLGSLAKLDSDNLIYVAPVMIICAILLIAMSWRINLLSLGDESAARLGVNVAFERAVIIICATLLTACSVCISGIVAWVGLLMPHLARMLVGANNIKSMPASIFMGAIFLLFVDTLARSISVSEVPLGVLTGFIGTVFFVWVLWRNKKVA, translated from the coding sequence ATGAAAAACGCAAATTTTTCAATAGTTGTTATCTTTTTAGCTCTACTAACGCTTGTTTGCGCCTTTGTCGCACTTGGCGTTGGTAGATTTTACATACCATTTAACGACGTCTTTAGCGTGCTAGCTCACGGCTTTGGCTACGGCGAGGGTGCAGCTAGCAACATCACAAACGTGATAGAAAATTTACGCATCCCACGTATCATCGCAGCCATCCTTGTTGGAGCTGCTCTTAGCGTGAGTGGTGCAGCCTATCAAGGCGTCTTTAAAAACCAGCTAGTAAGCCCTGATCTTCTTGGCGTCTCGGCTGGTGCTTGCGTGGGAGCTGCAACTGCCATTATCTTTGATCTATCGCTATTTTGGATACAAATTTTTGCATTTGGCTTTGGCCTAGCAGCCGTTGCTATCACTCTAGCCATACCTAAGATGATGGGGCGCGCGAGCACGCTTATGCTGGTTCTTTCTGGTATCATCGTAAGCGGTCTTATGGGCTCAATAATCGGCTTTTTAAAATATGTCGCAGACCCTGAGACAAAGCTACCTGACATTGTTTATTGGCAGCTTGGTAGCCTTGCTAAGCTTGATAGCGATAACTTAATATACGTAGCTCCAGTGATGATCATCTGCGCCATTTTGCTAATAGCCATGAGCTGGCGTATAAATTTGCTCTCTCTTGGCGACGAGAGTGCAGCAAGACTAGGCGTAAATGTGGCTTTTGAGCGCGCCGTCATCATCATCTGCGCTACGCTTCTTACAGCGTGCAGCGTCTGCATAAGCGGTATAGTCGCTTGGGTGGGACTTCTCATGCCTCACCTAGCTCGCATGCTAGTTGGCGCAAATAACATAAAAAGCATGCCTGCAAGCATATTTATGGGTGCGATATTTTTGCTTTTTGTTGATACCTTGGCGCGCAGCATAAGCGTGAGCGAAGTGCCTCTTGGCGTACTTACTGGCTTTATCGGCACGGTATTTTTCGTCTGGGTCTTGTGGCGAAATAAAAAGGTTGCGTGA
- a CDS encoding ABC transporter substrate-binding protein, with protein MQMNFMHKVAKIGLVASLFTALSLSAAESARSITDMQGVKVSVPEKVEKIAALWNANNEIILALGGMDKVVATTDLIKNNKWFEHIYPKLKNLPAALNGKDLQIEELVKLAPDVIIVYNKNFQDELIKNGFSAVNLIFRDYPDMEKSIYATAEVIGTDDARKKAEKLANKIHDNSEFVTARTKSIPDAKRPKVLHLLGGANLLKIDGTNTIQNTWIKLGGGVNAINTEGSMIEVSAEEIINANPDIIIVGGNDTDAQIKKIKEHPAFSGSNAVKNGKIYGNPKGVFSWDRYGAENVLQILWAAKTIQPDLFKDVDMKVKTKEFYKEFLNHDLSDKEYGYILKGLNPDGSSK; from the coding sequence ATGCAAATGAATTTCATGCACAAAGTGGCTAAAATAGGCCTTGTTGCTTCACTTTTTACAGCTCTTAGCCTAAGCGCTGCTGAGTCTGCTAGAAGCATAACCGATATGCAAGGCGTAAAGGTAAGCGTGCCTGAGAAGGTTGAGAAGATCGCAGCACTGTGGAATGCAAACAACGAGATCATCCTAGCACTTGGCGGTATGGATAAGGTTGTAGCCACAACTGATCTGATCAAAAACAACAAGTGGTTTGAGCACATCTATCCAAAACTTAAAAATTTACCAGCTGCACTAAACGGCAAAGACCTTCAGATCGAAGAGCTTGTTAAACTTGCACCTGACGTTATCATAGTGTATAACAAAAATTTTCAAGATGAACTTATCAAAAATGGCTTTAGCGCGGTAAATTTGATCTTTAGAGACTATCCAGATATGGAGAAAAGCATCTATGCAACAGCTGAAGTCATAGGCACTGATGATGCTAGAAAAAAAGCTGAAAAACTTGCTAATAAAATCCACGATAACTCTGAGTTTGTAACAGCAAGAACAAAAAGCATCCCTGATGCTAAGCGTCCAAAAGTACTTCACCTTCTTGGTGGCGCAAATTTGCTAAAAATTGATGGTACAAACACCATCCAAAACACTTGGATCAAGCTAGGTGGCGGTGTAAATGCTATCAATACTGAGGGTTCAATGATCGAAGTTAGCGCTGAAGAGATCATCAATGCAAATCCTGATATCATCATCGTTGGCGGCAATGACACAGACGCACAGATCAAAAAGATAAAAGAGCACCCTGCATTCTCTGGCTCAAACGCTGTTAAAAACGGCAAAATTTACGGCAACCCAAAAGGTGTATTTAGCTGGGATAGATATGGTGCTGAAAACGTACTTCAAATTTTATGGGCAGCAAAAACTATCCAACCAGATCTATTTAAAGATGTCGATATGAAAGTAAAAACAAAAGAGTTTTATAAAGAGTTTTTAAATCACGATCTTAGTGACAAAGAGTATGGCTATATCTTAAAAGGCCTAAATCCAGATGGTAGCAGTAAGTAA
- a CDS encoding ferrochelatase has translation MTIENLTHIINGQILNNPSISSVTSFAFEAKNIKRGYALIATQSDQIAPAIKQGAYAIISEEDIAPSDDEIAFIKVASLQTAIIKLMRFEAIHKNIKFCAVNPFIKALLEKSHLEKNAHVIPENLTELFYKIFHANLFDTFFSDDTRILQRLSLLYETAWTDTNINVLNPSSIFFTTLIYDDKYYQNLSIPRVFAGMFCGLLGYLKKNNIGFKVTESRISSHFDPVFIDKDFKPVGFGSSFRAVIAEEDEELFLTESIFLRRNFSESELKFCLPKDNTLKVENAIFYENLDEIKKLQNFVYALVLCKKEDLLDSLSQSKEQGGLF, from the coding sequence ATGACGATAGAAAATTTAACCCACATAATAAATGGGCAAATTTTAAACAACCCAAGCATCTCAAGCGTGACTAGCTTCGCGTTTGAGGCTAAAAACATAAAACGAGGCTACGCTCTCATCGCCACGCAAAGCGATCAGATCGCACCTGCGATAAAGCAAGGCGCCTATGCTATCATTAGCGAAGAGGATATCGCGCCAAGCGACGATGAGATAGCCTTTATCAAGGTAGCAAGCCTGCAAACGGCTATCATCAAGCTCATGCGCTTTGAGGCGATCCACAAAAATATCAAATTTTGCGCGGTCAATCCCTTCATAAAAGCGCTTTTAGAGAAGTCGCACCTTGAAAAAAACGCCCACGTCATACCTGAAAATTTAACCGAGCTTTTTTACAAAATTTTTCATGCAAATTTGTTTGACACATTTTTTAGCGACGATACGAGGATACTTCAAAGGCTCTCGCTACTTTACGAGACAGCCTGGACTGACACAAACATAAACGTGCTAAATCCAAGCTCGATCTTCTTTACAACGCTCATTTACGACGACAAATACTATCAAAATTTATCCATCCCTAGAGTTTTTGCTGGGATGTTTTGCGGACTTCTTGGCTATCTTAAGAAAAACAATATCGGCTTTAAAGTGACAGAGAGCAGGATTTCATCGCACTTTGACCCAGTCTTTATCGACAAAGACTTTAAGCCAGTTGGTTTTGGTAGCAGTTTTAGAGCGGTGATAGCTGAAGAAGACGAGGAGCTTTTTTTGACTGAAAGCATATTTCTAAGGCGAAATTTCAGCGAGAGCGAGCTTAAATTTTGCCTGCCAAAAGATAACACACTAAAGGTTGAAAACGCCATTTTTTATGAAAATTTAGACGAGATAAAGAAGCTACAAAATTTCGTCTACGCCCTTGTACTTTGCAAAAAAGAAGATCTGCTTGATAGCTTAAGTCAAAGCAAAGAGCAAGGCGGACTCTTTTAA
- a CDS encoding nitric-oxide reductase large subunit: MREYKRYWLALVAVLVVCFSILGYYGVEVYRNSPPVVNFTDENGKVVIDKESIYKGQEAWQSIGGMQVGSVWGHGAYQAPDWSADWLHKELVAFLEIKADEIYHLKYTDLNDEQKANLKVLLKKEYRENSVKDDKFVLSADRLKAVSQVASEYAALFGNDPKFKPLREAYAMKENTLPGASDRADLNNFFFWSAWATATNRPGSEATYTNNWPHEPLIDNVPTSENIFWSIASVVILLAGVGLLVWFSSFYGKKDDEKLEPISEDPLKKLNLTPSQKALKKYLFVTLALFAFQILIGGFTAHYTVEGQEFYGINLSAYIPYSLARTWHIQASIFWIATGFLAAGLFLAPIVNGGKDPKFQKLGVDLLFYALLILVVGSFVGEYLAIANIMPINLSFWLGHQGYEYIDLGRVWQIILFVGLVIWMLLLLRGFAGGFKNKGDKNLLAIFAMSAVAVGLFYGAGLFYGQRSPLPVMEYWRWWVVHLWVEGFFEVFATASLAFVFVSLGLVSKRFATFSTLASASLFMIGGIPGTFHHLYFAGTTTPIMAVGASFSALEVVPLVLLGAEAYEHYKLQFAQSWAKTLKWPLYCFIAVAFWNMLGAGVFGFLINPPISLFYIQGLNTTPVHGHAALFGVYGFLALGFVWLVATYLFKGQEFDENLMKVGFWGLNAGLMLMIVLSLLPIGIYQAFASLEQGMWYARSAELLQQSHLQNLRWLRMLGDTILIIGGICFFAQLLKFMLNKKA, encoded by the coding sequence ATGCGTGAATACAAAAGATACTGGCTCGCACTCGTTGCTGTGCTGGTAGTTTGCTTTAGTATTTTAGGCTACTATGGCGTTGAGGTTTATAGAAATTCGCCTCCAGTTGTAAATTTCACTGACGAAAATGGCAAGGTCGTGATCGATAAAGAGAGTATCTATAAAGGTCAAGAGGCTTGGCAAAGCATAGGCGGTATGCAAGTTGGCTCTGTTTGGGGGCACGGGGCATATCAAGCGCCTGACTGGAGTGCGGACTGGCTTCACAAAGAGTTAGTTGCCTTTTTAGAGATCAAAGCTGATGAAATTTATCATCTAAAATACACCGATCTAAACGACGAGCAAAAGGCAAATTTAAAGGTTTTGCTTAAAAAAGAGTATAGAGAAAATAGCGTAAAGGACGATAAATTTGTGCTAAGCGCTGATAGGCTAAAAGCTGTAAGTCAAGTAGCTAGCGAGTATGCTGCGCTTTTTGGTAATGACCCTAAATTTAAGCCTTTAAGAGAAGCTTATGCGATGAAAGAAAACACACTCCCAGGTGCAAGCGACAGAGCTGATCTAAACAACTTCTTCTTCTGGTCAGCCTGGGCGACAGCCACAAACAGACCTGGTAGCGAGGCAACCTATACAAACAACTGGCCGCACGAACCACTAATCGATAATGTGCCAACAAGTGAGAATATCTTTTGGTCGATCGCAAGTGTCGTGATACTTCTAGCAGGCGTTGGACTTCTTGTTTGGTTTAGCTCATTTTATGGCAAAAAAGATGATGAAAAGCTTGAGCCTATCAGTGAAGATCCGCTTAAAAAGCTAAATTTAACTCCGTCACAAAAGGCGCTAAAAAAGTATCTCTTTGTCACGCTGGCGCTATTTGCGTTTCAAATTTTAATAGGCGGCTTTACGGCTCACTACACAGTCGAAGGACAAGAATTTTATGGCATAAATTTATCAGCCTACATCCCTTATTCGCTTGCTAGAACGTGGCATATACAAGCTAGTATCTTCTGGATAGCGACTGGATTTTTAGCAGCTGGATTATTTTTAGCCCCTATCGTAAATGGCGGCAAGGATCCAAAATTTCAAAAGCTTGGTGTTGATCTGCTCTTTTATGCGCTACTTATCCTTGTAGTTGGCAGTTTTGTGGGTGAGTATCTAGCTATCGCAAACATCATGCCTATAAATTTAAGCTTCTGGCTTGGACATCAAGGATATGAATACATCGATCTTGGACGTGTTTGGCAGATTATTTTGTTTGTCGGTCTTGTCATCTGGATGTTGCTTTTACTTCGTGGATTTGCAGGCGGCTTTAAAAACAAAGGCGATAAAAATTTACTTGCTATCTTTGCTATGTCAGCGGTTGCGGTTGGCTTATTTTACGGAGCAGGGCTATTTTATGGTCAAAGAAGTCCACTTCCAGTGATGGAGTACTGGCGCTGGTGGGTTGTACATCTTTGGGTTGAGGGCTTTTTTGAAGTATTTGCGACAGCTTCGCTCGCCTTTGTCTTTGTCTCACTGGGTCTTGTCTCAAAAAGATTTGCGACATTTTCAACGCTTGCAAGTGCGTCACTCTTTATGATAGGCGGCATCCCAGGCACCTTCCATCACCTCTACTTTGCAGGCACCACAACGCCTATAATGGCAGTTGGTGCAAGCTTTTCAGCGCTTGAGGTCGTGCCTTTAGTTTTACTTGGCGCTGAGGCGTATGAGCACTACAAACTTCAGTTTGCTCAAAGCTGGGCTAAAACGCTTAAATGGCCGCTTTACTGCTTCATCGCAGTTGCCTTTTGGAATATGCTAGGCGCTGGCGTCTTTGGATTTTTGATAAATCCTCCGATCTCGCTATTTTACATCCAGGGGCTAAATACAACGCCAGTTCACGGACACGCAGCGCTATTTGGCGTTTATGGATTTTTGGCGCTTGGTTTTGTCTGGCTCGTGGCTACTTATCTATTTAAAGGGCAAGAATTTGATGAAAATTTGATGAAAGTTGGCTTTTGGGGCTTAAATGCAGGACTTATGCTAATGATCGTGCTTTCACTGCTTCCAATAGGCATCTATCAAGCATTTGCAAGCTTGGAGCAGGGCATGTGGTATGCAAGAAGTGCTGAGCTTTTACAGCAGTCGCACTTGCAAAATTTAAGATGGTTAAGGATGCTTGGCGATACGATTTTAATAATCGGCGGCATCTGCTTCTTTGCACAGCTTTTAAAATTTATGCTTAATAAAAAGGCTTAA
- the queC gene encoding 7-cyano-7-deazaguanine synthase QueC, translating into MYNFSKFKGQNMKKAVCIMSGGMDSTLCAVMAKRAGYDVVALHFDYGQRTMRREKRAFDEICERLGVVKKINLDVSFIAQIGGNSLTDKSLQIRKDGVSKDVPNTYVPFRNGVFISIAAALAEKEGAQAIYIGVVEEDSSGYPDCKESFIKSINEAINLGTSADFSCEIITPLVNLSKADIVSKSLELGSPIELTWSCYESEDEACGLCDSCRLRLNGFKKANAVDKIPYKK; encoded by the coding sequence TTGTATAATTTTAGCAAATTTAAAGGGCAAAATATGAAAAAAGCAGTTTGTATAATGAGCGGCGGTATGGATAGCACGCTTTGCGCTGTGATGGCAAAGAGGGCTGGATATGATGTAGTTGCACTTCATTTTGATTACGGACAAAGGACGATGAGGCGAGAGAAGCGCGCGTTTGACGAGATATGTGAGCGACTGGGCGTGGTTAAAAAAATAAATTTAGACGTTAGCTTCATAGCTCAAATAGGCGGAAATTCGCTAACGGATAAGAGCCTGCAGATAAGAAAAGATGGCGTTAGTAAGGACGTGCCAAACACCTACGTGCCGTTTAGAAATGGCGTATTTATCTCAATCGCCGCCGCACTTGCCGAAAAAGAGGGGGCGCAGGCAATCTACATAGGCGTGGTTGAAGAGGATAGCTCTGGATATCCTGACTGCAAAGAGAGCTTTATAAAAAGCATAAATGAGGCGATAAATTTAGGCACATCGGCTGATTTTTCTTGTGAGATCATCACGCCGCTTGTAAATTTAAGCAAGGCTGATATCGTCTCAAAGTCGCTTGAGCTTGGCTCACCAATAGAGCTCACATGGAGCTGCTACGAGAGCGAGGATGAGGCGTGCGGGCTTTGTGATAGTTGTAGGCTAAGGCTAAATGGCTTTAAAAAAGCAAACGCCGTTGATAAAATCCCTTATAAAAAGTGA
- the hcp gene encoding hydroxylamine reductase, translated as MKDMKMFCHQCEMSAEDGCGAKGQPMGTCGKSDTLALLQDTMVFGLKGLSAYRHHAHELGADTSNVDRIMADTLYFTLTNSNFNFDEHIKQLLEVGGAGVEVMNLLSEAHTAKFGIPTPVRVSQNKVEGKAILVSGHNLHALKALLEATKDKGINIYTHSEMLPAHGYPELRKYSHLKGNVGKAWFDQTKLFNEFKGAILMTTNCIVPLRSNCTYADRLFGYSIAGTNGVKHIENDDFTPLIECALACGDVNGFDSDESLVTGGHYKTILTLAPQILDAINTGKIRRFFVIAGCDAPGKGREYYRELAASLPKDCVILTSSCGKFRFNDIDFGNVPGTELPRYIDLGQCNDSNGAVKIALALSEATGIAVNDLPVSIVLMWMEQKAVIILLALFSLGIKNINVGPSLPKFFNEEIINFLVDKFNVRPISGDAQADLKYFLGE; from the coding sequence ATGAAAGATATGAAGATGTTTTGCCATCAGTGCGAGATGAGTGCTGAGGATGGATGCGGTGCAAAGGGCCAGCCTATGGGCACCTGTGGCAAGAGCGACACGCTAGCGCTTTTGCAAGATACGATGGTTTTTGGCTTAAAAGGCCTTAGCGCATATCGCCACCACGCACACGAGCTTGGCGCTGATACTAGCAACGTTGATCGTATTATGGCTGATACGCTTTATTTCACGCTTACAAACTCAAATTTCAACTTCGATGAGCACATCAAACAGCTTCTTGAAGTAGGCGGTGCTGGCGTTGAGGTGATGAACCTGCTAAGCGAGGCTCATACGGCTAAATTTGGCATCCCAACACCAGTTAGAGTGAGCCAAAACAAGGTCGAGGGCAAGGCGATCTTAGTAAGCGGACACAACTTGCACGCTCTAAAAGCGCTACTTGAGGCGACAAAAGATAAAGGCATCAACATCTACACTCACTCAGAGATGCTTCCAGCTCACGGATACCCAGAACTACGCAAGTATAGCCACCTAAAAGGCAACGTCGGCAAGGCGTGGTTTGACCAAACCAAGCTATTTAACGAATTTAAAGGTGCGATACTAATGACAACAAACTGCATCGTGCCACTACGCTCAAACTGCACATACGCTGACAGGCTATTTGGCTACTCGATCGCAGGCACAAACGGCGTAAAACACATCGAAAACGACGACTTCACACCACTTATCGAGTGCGCACTAGCCTGTGGCGACGTTAACGGCTTTGATAGCGATGAGAGCCTAGTAACTGGTGGCCACTACAAGACTATCTTAACTTTAGCCCCGCAAATTTTAGACGCGATAAACACTGGCAAGATCCGCAGATTTTTCGTGATCGCTGGCTGTGACGCACCTGGCAAGGGACGCGAGTACTATAGAGAGCTAGCTGCTAGCCTTCCAAAAGACTGCGTGATACTTACTTCAAGCTGCGGTAAATTTAGATTTAACGACATTGACTTTGGCAACGTCCCAGGCACCGAGCTACCACGCTACATCGACCTTGGCCAGTGCAACGACAGCAACGGCGCAGTTAAAATAGCCCTTGCACTAAGCGAGGCAACAGGCATCGCAGTAAATGACTTGCCAGTTTCTATCGTGCTAATGTGGATGGAGCAAAAAGCGGTCATCATCTTGCTAGCGCTATTTAGCCTTGGTATCAAAAACATCAACGTAGGACCTAGCTTGCCTAAATTTTTCAATGAAGAGATCATAAATTTCTTAGTGGATAAATTTAACGTTAGACCAATTAGCGGCGACGCGCAAGCTGATCTAAAATACTTCTTAGGTGAGTAA
- a CDS encoding DUF1523 family protein produces the protein MMTFLKRICVTFVVLLHLFLAFLVDFSFPHYASVQITGGDVKRMDKDGIIDAKNPADGPVRDVYFIYTKDAKNAEKVMAYRNEDTAWGFPFYFKFNSADIQAKAQGFTNSDKNVTIKYYGYRISMLNEFRNAISIKDSGTNTSWPIASYVLYFILFISLVIWIRKINKAFAPKVENLETKKEAL, from the coding sequence ATGATGACATTTTTAAAGAGAATTTGCGTTACATTTGTTGTGCTTTTGCACCTATTTTTGGCGTTTTTGGTTGATTTTTCATTTCCGCACTACGCAAGCGTGCAGATAACTGGCGGCGACGTAAAACGCATGGACAAAGATGGCATAATAGACGCTAAAAACCCAGCCGACGGCCCAGTGCGCGACGTCTACTTCATCTACACAAAAGATGCGAAAAACGCTGAAAAAGTTATGGCTTATAGAAACGAAGATACGGCGTGGGGTTTTCCGTTTTATTTTAAATTTAACTCAGCCGACATCCAAGCCAAGGCGCAAGGCTTTACAAATAGCGATAAAAACGTCACTATCAAATACTACGGATATAGAATTTCTATGCTAAACGAGTTTAGAAACGCGATCTCGATAAAAGATAGCGGCACAAACACTAGCTGGCCTATCGCTAGCTACGTGCTTTACTTCATTTTATTTATCTCGCTTGTTATCTGGATAAGAAAGATAAATAAGGCTTTTGCGCCAAAAGTTGAAAATTTAGAGACAAAAAAAGAGGCTCTTTAA
- the ybeY gene encoding rRNA maturation RNase YbeY: MILCEESYPEILDQICSYLTPGEVELVFINKDEMRELNRSERGIDKTTDVLSFPLELVIHAPLGSVVINKDMVKEKAAELNHSEEAETALLFTHGLLHILGYDHEKDDGQMREKECEVIAKFNLPKSLIVRSEDVRLIDLINKKG, encoded by the coding sequence ATGATACTTTGCGAAGAGAGTTATCCAGAAATTTTAGATCAAATTTGCTCATATCTAACACCTGGTGAAGTTGAGTTAGTTTTTATCAATAAAGATGAGATGAGAGAGCTAAACAGATCTGAGCGAGGCATAGACAAAACTACCGATGTCTTAAGCTTCCCACTTGAGCTTGTCATCCACGCCCCACTTGGTTCGGTAGTCATAAATAAAGATATGGTAAAAGAAAAAGCAGCCGAGCTAAATCACAGCGAAGAGGCTGAAACTGCGCTACTTTTCACACATGGCTTGCTGCATATCTTGGGTTACGATCACGAAAAAGATGATGGGCAGATGAGAGAGAAAGAGTGCGAAGTGATAGCTAAATTTAACTTGCCAAAGAGCCTAATCGTAAGAAGCGAGGACGTTAGGCTCATTGATCTTATAAACAAAAAGGGCTGA